A stretch of the Porites lutea chromosome 12, jaPorLute2.1, whole genome shotgun sequence genome encodes the following:
- the LOC140953855 gene encoding uncharacterized protein codes for MLLRDILGFINLLQCLKPSGSNRWPAGTYGIPKPDSGCPKTDHFQWLEGWRSQGSNSNDVNNSCSAEFHLDGTVDNTKVNRSFCIKDNTTYDSIRPVWPKGQYCIYKKGACPYVMHGGFVKWDDENSLNANSKGGTRPGGKYVGDNTEIRFCCRTDGDKREPVILPTKLPFYLLAFGSDECQMVKWAIATSEWIYYDTEKVNNTDGRNWSYPYNAGTQHPTIHYCYYRGCNISLNGTRGTFHSPNYPAKYPDGQYCSWRITVNPAQRIHLVFTTFSLQNETNTDVLYVYDGKNEEGKELGVFYGKHPPPIRGIYSSSNQIFVMFISDSSVSYTGFNVSYCDNQCPGK; via the exons ggtcaaaTCGCTGGCCCGCCGGTACATACGGGATACCAAAACCTGATTCCGGGTGTCCAAAGACGGACCACTTTCAGTGGCTGGAGGGATGGAGATCCCAAGGCAGTAATAGCAATGACGTAAACAATTCGTGTTCAGCGGAATTTCACCTCGATGGAACCGTAGACAACACAAAAGTTAACAGGTCATTTTGCATCAAAGACAATACAACATACGACTCAATTAGACCCGTCTGGCCCAAAG GTCAATACTGTATTTATAAAAAAGGGGCGTGCCCTTACGTTATGCACGGTGGTTTCGTCAAGTGGGACGATGAAAATTCTTTGAACGCGAACTCTAAAGGTGGAACGCGTCCTGGTGGCAAATATGTCGGCGATAACACAGAGATAAGGTTTTGCTGCAGAACAGACGGTGACAAGAGAGAACCCGTCATCCTCCCAACTAAACTCCCTTTTTATCTGTTGGCTTTTGGATCAGATGAATGCCAAATGGTCAAATGGGCGATAGCGACCTCAGAATGGATATATTACGACACAGAAAAGGTTAACAATACGGACGGCAGAAATTGGTCCTATCCTTATAATGCTGGGACACAACATCCTACAATTCATTACTGCTACTATCGTG gatgCAATATATCCTTAAATGGAACCAGAGGAACTTTTCACTCGCCAAACTATCCAGCAAAATACCCGGATGGACAATACTGCTCGTGGAGGATCACGGTTAATCCAGCCCAGCGAATTCACTTAGTATTTACAACGTTCAGCTTGCAAAACGAGACCAACACGGATGTATTATACGTTTACGATGGCAAGAATGAAGAGGGGAAGGAACTGGGAGTCTTTTATGGAAAACATCCTCCTCCTATAAGAGGAATTTACTCTTCGTCAAATCAAatatttgttatgtttatttcGGATAGTAGTGTGTCTTACACCGGTTTCAACGTGTCGTACTGCGACAATCAATGCCCAGGTAAGTGA
- the LOC140922029 gene encoding uncharacterized protein isoform X2, whose product MAHDNPSTDSLQTAHDNPSTDRSTGRAPLSVGNPCYERGFMNLANDECSEAFELYSSLNPNTMDRREACGQPDEQYQTLYRGSPVYDTLEPGQVASNPIYESTS is encoded by the exons ATGGCACATGACAATCCCTCTACTGATAG CCTGCAAACGGCACACGACAATCCCTCTACTGATAG GTCAACTGGCAGGGCCCCACTATCAGTTGGAAATCCATGCTATGAACG TGGTTTCATGAATTTAGCTAACGATGAGTGTTCAGAAGCCTTCGAACTATACTCTTCACTAAATCCGAACACCATGGACAGGAGAGAAGCCTGCGGACAACCAGACGAACAGTACCAAACACTTTACAGGGGATCACCAGTATACGACACTCTAGAACCGGGCCAGGTTGCGAGTAACCCAATCTATGAAAG CACCTCTTGA
- the LOC140922021 gene encoding uncharacterized protein, translating into MAQQTVRLVGGPDAREGRVEAFFSGVWSLVCGAGWDMSDAEVVCQSLGYGGASAYSVNLTIVNQANNTVWLSGVRCIGNETSLSECAHDGWGENSCAENRAAGVTCFHQARPQLISSGLDTITIKYQPVRVTDISYTVQIWSNTTATWRDTRCIQSTVKNTCVVTNLSRIVTLTGLSPGHAYFVRLASSSQGFSQVSEPMETKKLGFPLQLEIVSSSSNSVSLKWVSANSVISNYTVEVKCCEETTWTKAYCSESLIGRDCTLSDTTATVIGLEPNEKYYFRVYALYKNFKSAVSMSSGAVRTKPEVKNFTTYQIWMSSQNPGCITSQTGHTITLFCHTPVGEITVFKWTRGGRVVSNGSTSGVLNVPISSSDDFGVYTCHAMNKHGVTSYNITVCQNTDHVGVAASEDYNHVAIAVITTCFICFAIFIVVLILLKMARIRHRRRKQSLDAATNREEIAMLHYRQKISRSGNNNEDDLE; encoded by the exons ATGGCACAACAAACCG TTCGTTTAGTGGGAGGACCAGATGCAAGAGAGGGCCGAGTTGAAGCTTTCTTCTCTGGGGTCTGGAGCTTAGTGTGTGGTGCAGGATGGGATATGTCAGATGCCGAAGTTGTTTGTCAGTCCCTGGGTTATGGAGGAGCCTCTGCATACAGTGTAAATCTCACCATTGTCAATCAGGCAAACAATACCGTGTGGCTAAGTGGAGTGCGATGCATCGGAAACGAGACCTCTCTTTCTGAGTGTGCCCATGATGGATGGGGAGAAAACAGTTGTGCCGAAAATCGAGCTGCAGGTGTCACATGTTTTCACCAAG CAAGACCACAATTAATTTCAAGTGGCCTGGACACCATCACGATAAAATATCAACCAGTCCGCGTTACAGATATTTCATATACggtccaaatatggtcaaacaCTACTGCAACATGGCGCGACACAAGATGCATTCAAAGCACAGTTAAAAACACTTGTGTTGTGACAAACCTGAGTAGGATTGTCACTCTGACTGGTTTGAGTCCTGGGCATGCGTACTTCGTCAGACTTGCTTCTTCCTCTCAAGGGTTTAGTCAAGTGTCCGAGCCAATGGAAACCAAGAAATTAG gTTTCCCTCTGCAACTCGAAATCGTTTCTAGTTCAAGTAATTCCGTTTCCTTGAAATGGGTGTCAGCCAACTCGGTAATCTCTAATTACACCGTGGAAGTAAAATGCTGCGAGGAAACCACATGGACAAAAGCGTACTGTTCAGAaagtctgattggtcgagactGCACTTTAAGCGATACAACGGCCACAGTGATTGGTCTTGAGCCAAACGAAAAGTATTATTTCAGAGTCTATGCTTTGTATAAGAACTTCAAGAGCGCGGTGAGTATGTCGAGTGGAGCAGTCAGGACCAAGCCAGAAGTCAAAA ATTTTACAACCTATCAAATTTGGATGAGTTCTCAAAATCCCGGATGTATAACGTCACAGACCGGCCATACTATAACACTGTTTTGTCACACGCCCGTCGGCGAAATTACCGTTTTCAAATGGACTAGAGGTGGAAGAGTAGTTTCCAATGGGAGCACCAGTGGCGTTCTAAATGTACCTATTTCCTCATCGGATGATTTTGGGGTGTACACCTGTCACGCGATGAATAAACATGGTGTCACAAGCTACAACATAACAGTTTGTCAGAATACAGATCACGTTGGAGTAGCGGCCTCGGAAG ATTACAATCATGTAGCTATCGCTGTCATTACAACTTGCTTTATCTGTTTTGCAATATTCATCGTCGTGTTGATTCTTTTGAAAATGGCTCGGATCCGCCATCGACGAAGGAAACAATCTCTGGACGCGGCAACTAACAGAGAAGAGATAGCTATGCTGCATTACAGACAAAAAATATCCAGAAGCGGTAACAATAACGAGGACGACCTGGAGTAA
- the LOC140922023 gene encoding trace amine-associated receptor 8b-like — MVFLKVIAVIHALFDVVGLPGNLLVILTISFQRRLHVMRYILLASLAVSDFLNLILDSSFRIASIAQEKWLYGQTMCYLNPCFHRYFYINTILHLVAVSYDRYKAIVKSPLTYDGTITVRNALFMSLIWLIPIPVSMGPIFGYSLQNVYNPEVFRCENGWLSQRDKSHTRNGLIYLSSFIVPFLVIFFLNWSVYNTAKMQINALAQETQLGGFDDSAENLENNQQELIRKRKERKASVDVVVIIAAFLFCFFPLWVVNLLRKYATSIHVPPYLILGAKCIYVVSSVCNTIIYSIRKREFRAAVKQIFSRLGLIGSSQNDNDVFAIDINNLRNRDTNSKSPPACTSPRSAACSLGLVVKSQDKSRGEDNRETEVNFQRALNTIPEIDGY, encoded by the coding sequence ATGgtgtttttaaaagttattgCAGTGATCCATGCACTTTTCGATGTGGTCGGCCTTCCTGGTAATTTGCTGGTGATCTTGACGATATCTTTCCAAAGGAGATTGCACGTGATGCGATACATTCTCCTTGCCAGTCTCGCTGTGTCGGACTTTCTGAATCTAATTCTCGACAGCTCGTTTCGCATCGCAAGCATAGCACAAGAAAAATGGCTATACGGCCAGACAATGTGTTATCTCAATCCATGCTTTCATCGCTACTTTTACATCAACACGATTCTTCACCTGGTGGCAGTGTCTTACGATCGGTATAAGGCAATCGTCAAATCGCCTTTAACGTACGATGGCACGATTACTGTACGCAACGCGCTGTTCATGTCCCTGATCTGGCTCATCCCAATCCCAGTGTCCATGGGTCCAATTTTTGGTTACAGCTTGCAGAACGTCTATAATCCAGAGGTGTTTCGCTGTGAAAATGGATGGCTTTCGCAGAGAGATAAATCTCATACAAGGAATGGGTTGATCTACCTGTCTTCCTTCATTGTGCCATTTCTGGTAATTTTCTTTCTAAACTGGTCGGTTTACAACAcggcaaaaatgcaaataaacgCCTTGGCACAAGAAACCCAGCTAGGAGGTTTTGACGATTCTGCTGAAAACCTTGAAAATAATCAACAAGAActtataagaaaaagaaaagaaagaaaggcgtCCGTTGATGTCGTTGTTATTATTGCAGCGtttctgttttgcttttttccaCTATGGGTTGTTAATTTACTCCGTAAGTATGCGACAAGCATTCACGTTCCACCCTATCTGATTCTTGGTGCAAAGTGCATCTATGTTGTCAGTTCGGTGTGCAACACGATTATCTATTCTATTCGGAAGAGGGAATTTCGCGCTGCGGTTAAGCAAATTTTTAGTCGGCTAGGGCTCATTGGAAGCTCACAAAACGACAATGATGTCTTTGCGATTGACATAAACAATTTGAGGAACAGGGACACTAACAGCAAAAGTCCTCCAGCATGTACATCTCCGCGATCAGCGGCCTGCTCGTTGGGACTTGTCGTAAAAAGTCAGGACAAAAGTCGGGGCGAGGACAATAGAGAAACAGAAGTTAACTTTCAACGAGCTCTTAATACCATCCCAGAGATTGATGGATACTAA
- the LOC140922029 gene encoding uncharacterized protein isoform X1, translated as MAHDNPSTDSPQTAHDNPSTDSLQTAHDNPSTDRSTGRAPLSVGNPCYERGFMNLANDECSEAFELYSSLNPNTMDRREACGQPDEQYQTLYRGSPVYDTLEPGQVASNPIYESTS; from the exons ATGGCACATGACAATCCCTCTACTGATAG CCCGCAGACGGCACATGACAATCCCTCTACTGATAG CCTGCAAACGGCACACGACAATCCCTCTACTGATAG GTCAACTGGCAGGGCCCCACTATCAGTTGGAAATCCATGCTATGAACG TGGTTTCATGAATTTAGCTAACGATGAGTGTTCAGAAGCCTTCGAACTATACTCTTCACTAAATCCGAACACCATGGACAGGAGAGAAGCCTGCGGACAACCAGACGAACAGTACCAAACACTTTACAGGGGATCACCAGTATACGACACTCTAGAACCGGGCCAGGTTGCGAGTAACCCAATCTATGAAAG CACCTCTTGA